From a region of the Helicobacter hepaticus ATCC 51449 genome:
- the modA gene encoding molybdate ABC transporter substrate-binding protein yields MKKYFLNKVLHICMFSMIFCTSAIAEEINVLAAASLKYVLEDIKSAYVKTHKKDKIHINYISSGKAYAQIQNGAPAHLFIAADVSYPQKLYDKKLAPLPPINYAKGKLVLFSANAAFKVKSIDILQNTNITHIAIPNSKLAPYGRAAEEFLKSQKLDKKLKNKLSTGDSIGQTTTYVLTGASEIGFNALSMVIKDKTPHLTYILIDEGTYKPINQALIIPLFGKDSQLAKDFAKYIIHSQIAQKILKEYGYDKPDND; encoded by the coding sequence ATGAAAAAGTATTTTTTAAATAAAGTGCTTCATATCTGTATGTTCAGTATGATTTTTTGCACAAGTGCAATAGCTGAAGAAATTAATGTCCTTGCCGCAGCAAGCCTCAAATATGTGCTTGAAGACATTAAAAGTGCGTATGTAAAAACGCACAAAAAAGATAAGATTCACATAAACTATATCTCATCAGGCAAGGCGTATGCACAGATTCAAAATGGTGCCCCTGCTCATCTTTTTATCGCTGCTGATGTAAGCTATCCACAAAAACTCTATGATAAAAAACTTGCTCCTTTACCCCCTATCAATTATGCTAAGGGAAAACTTGTGCTTTTTAGCGCCAATGCTGCATTTAAAGTCAAAAGCATTGACATACTTCAAAATACTAACATTACTCATATTGCTATCCCAAACTCTAAACTTGCACCTTATGGTAGAGCAGCAGAGGAATTTTTAAAATCTCAAAAACTTGATAAGAAACTCAAAAACAAACTAAGCACAGGAGATTCTATCGGACAAACCACAACCTATGTGCTTACAGGTGCAAGCGAAATTGGTTTTAACGCACTCTCTATGGTAATAAAAGATAAAACACCCCATCTCACCTATATCCTTATTGATGAAGGCACTTATAAACCTATCAATCAAGCATTGATTATCCCTCTATTTGGCAAAGATTCTCAACTTGCTAAAGATTTTGCTAAATATATTATTCATTCGCAAATAGCACAAAAAATACTCAAAGAATACGGATATGATAAGCCAGATAATGATTAA